The following are encoded in a window of Phragmites australis chromosome 22, lpPhrAust1.1, whole genome shotgun sequence genomic DNA:
- the LOC133905301 gene encoding uncharacterized protein LOC133905301: MFDELAATSVFAGPHASLAQRPVPISAPPSDSTTPAADYFGMSWDQSTNLFKSGTPAGLPQQEDQWNEDLPSQREAMDLLTPEVVEEIQNFTDLAAPTNNSNQDGSQAAELGSNTAATNINIEVPNLKVFVESVAGSPVTPLCLVPPVSSPPRCTASQGTSPSPRRSKRVANKCTKALRATSHQIGDGGGQPAGREVESSQAEEIKEGGSYRRDHGLMKKVLSGRSCLVYQAIDCSPSFLLVMVCVVIGVPPLLFGSPSIVQIQLFLSVAVWCLGIYPNWLMFNRAAVASDNRRLPVNHKGFKWTNGESQRRRRSQQSSAPCCQRSTLSCFVSARYSIQNPSSMLCYPYGSI, from the exons ATGTTCGACGAATTGGCTGCTACCTCAGTTTTTGCAGGTCCCCATGCCTCTTTAGCCCAGCGACCGGTGCCCATATCTGCACCTCCATCAGACTCCACCACGCCGGCGGCGGACTACTTCGGGATGTCCTGGGACCAATCGACTAATCTGTTCAAGTCAGGTACACCTGCGGGACTACCTCAGCAAGAAGACCAATGGAATGAAGATCTCCCCTCGCAGCGGGAGGCGATGGACCTGCTGACTCCCGAGGTCGTGGAAGAAATCCAGAATTTCACCGATTTGGCGGCACCTACAAACAACTCAAACCAAGATGGAAGTCAGGCCGCAGAGTTAGGAAGCAACACTGCTGCTACGAACATCAACATTGAGGTACCAAATTTGAAAGTTTTCGTTGAATCAGTAGCTGGGTCACCTGTTACTCCCCTATGTCTAGTGCCCCCAGTTTCCAGTCCCCCTCGCTGTACAGCTTCACAAGGCACATCACCGTCCCCTCGACGTAGCAAGAGAGTCGCCAACAAATGCACAAAGG CGCTTCGAGCAACCTCTCACCAAATCGGTGATGGAGGTGGTCAACCTGCTGGTCGAGAAGTGGAATCATCTCAAGCAGAAGAAATCAAGGAAGGCGgctcctacaggagagaccacGGTTTGATGAAGAAAGTGCTGTCAGGAAGAAGTTGCCTCGTCTATCAGGCAATAGATTGTAGTCCTAGCTTTCTGTTAGTGATGGTATGTGTTGTTATCGGTGTACCTCCTCTTCTGTTTGGGAGCCCTAGCATTGTTCAAATTCAACTTTTCCTTAGTGTAGCAGTCTGGTGTCTGGGGATTTACCCCAACTGGTTGATGTTCAACCGAGCTGCAGTAGCTTCCGACAACAGAAGACTTCCTGTCAATCACAAGGGCTTCAAGTGGACAAATGGTGAGTCCCAGCGGAGACGAAGATCGCAACAGAGTAGTGCGCCTTGCTGTCAGCGGTCAACTTTGTCTTGTTTTGTATCAGCTCGCTATTCCATTCAGAATCCAAGTAGTATGCTGTGTTATCCTTATGGCTCAATTTAA
- the LOC133904980 gene encoding probable protein phosphatase 2C 77 gives MLQCSVVVAFARLAHVLSRALKSLCSPTSAAMTTVIPPAWLPPGRSKKVDPVALVDDKPGRKDQLQLLALPPALPAFNGESTAEEKKTAKAARGRPPRLVIPPQPACAAAVDPFGEAAGRETDVATEVEVQGEGFCLASRRGVRHAMEDGYEVITDNNIGGGGSQLAFYGVYDGHGGRAAVDLVADKLGKNVIAALAASSRQQSEPSSSSSSSMQQGEEDEEEQQVNAVMAAIRSAYLTTDSELLSQGIRGGACAATALVKDGELYVANVGDCRAVLGSCHGGVATALTTDHTAGREDERRRIESSGGYVSRGSSGVWRVQDCLAVSRAFGDVSMKPWVTCEPEVSRRRLTPDCRFLLVASDGLWDKVSSQEAVDVISAAWTGTPVGSCKDLVAMAKSRGSRDDITVMVVDLQRFLR, from the exons ATGCTTCAGTGCTCCGTCGTCGTCGCCTTCGCTCGCCTCGCGCACGTGCTCAGCAGGGCGCTCAAGTCCCTCTGCTCCCCGACGTCGGCCGCGATGACCACGGTGATCCCACCCGCCTGGCTGCCCCCGGGCAGGAGCAAGAAGGTGGACCCGGTCGCACTCGTCGACGACAAGCCGGGCAGAAAGGACCAGCTGCAGCTCCTGGCGCTGCCTCCTGCTCTTCCGGCGTTCAATGGGGAGAGTACAGCCGAGGAGAAGAAGACGGCGAAGGCGGCGAGGGGCAGGCCGCCCAGGCTGGTCATACCGCCGCAGCCGGCCTGCGCTGCTGCGGTCGACCCGTTCGGCGAGGCGGCCGGCCGGGAGACGGACGTGGCGACGGAGGTGGAGGTGCAGGGGGAGGGCTTCTGCCTGGCGAGCAGGAGAGGGGTCAGGCACGCCATGGAGGATGGGTACGAGGTGATAACTGACAACAACATTGGTGGAGGAGGCTCCCAACTG GCGTTCTATGGTGTGTACGACGGGCACGGCGGCCGGGCAGCCGTGGACTTGGTCGCCGACAAGCTCGGAAAGAACGTCATCGCCGCGCTCGCCGCCTCGAGCCGGCAACAATCGGAgccgtcatcgtcgtcgtcgtcgtcgatgCAGCAGGgcgaggaagatgaggaggagcagcaggtcAATGCGGTCATGGCGGCGATCAGATCGGCGTACCTGACCACGGACAGCGAGTTGTTGAGCCAG GGTATACGTGGTGGCGCATGTGCTGCGACGGCGCTGGTGAAGGACGGCGAGCTCTACGTCGCCAACGTGGGCGACTGCCGCGCCGTCCTCGGCAGCTGCCACGGCGGCGTCGCCACTGCCCTGACGACCGACCACACCGCCGGCCGTGAGGACGAGCGCCGCAGAATTGAGAGCTCG GGAGGGTACGTGAGCCGCGGCAGCAGCGGCGTGTGGCGCGTGCAGGACTGCCTGGCCGTGTCACGCGCGTTCGGCGACGTGTCCATGAAGCCCTGGGTCACCTGCGAGCCGGAGGTctcgcgccgccgcctcacGCCGGACTGCCGCTTCCTCCTCGTCGCGTCCGACGGCCTCTGGGACAAGGTGTCCAGCCAGGAGGCGGTCGACGTCATCTCCGCGGCCTGGACAGGCACGCCCGTGGGCTCGTGCAAGGACCTGGTCGCCATGGCCAAGAGCAGGGGGAGCCGAGACGACATCACCGTCATGGTCGTGGATCTGCAGCGATTCCTGCGATAG